Proteins encoded by one window of Salvia splendens isolate huo1 chromosome 7, SspV2, whole genome shotgun sequence:
- the LOC121741484 gene encoding serine/threonine-protein phosphatase PP1 isozyme 2-like produces the protein MASNGQGIEPALLDDIINRLLEFRNARTVRQVQLSENEIRSLCTTSREIFLSQPVLLELEAPIKICGDIHGQYGDLLRLFEYGGFPPEANYLFLGDYVDRGKQSLETICLLLAYKIKYPENFFLLRGNHECASINRIYGFYDECKRRFNVRLWKVFTDCFNCIPVAAVIDDKILCMHGGLSPDLTDLDQIRNLPRPSDVPDSGLLCDLLWSDPSREMKGWGMNDRGVSYTFGADKVAEFLMQRDMDLVCRAHQVVEDGYEFFADRQLVTIFSAPNYCGEFDNAGAMMSVDESLMCSFQILKPSDRKRFL, from the exons ATGGCGTCGAATGGGCAGGGAATAGAGCCTGCCTTGTTGGATGACATAATCAATCGGTTGCTCGAGTTCCGCAATGCGCGGACTGTGCGTCAGGTGCAGCTCTCGGAGAATGAGATCCGCTCTCTCTGTACGACGTCGCGGGAGATCTTCCTCTCTCAGCCTGTTCTTCTCGAGCTAGAAGCTCCGATAAAGATATGCG GTGACATTCATGGGCAATATGGGGATCTTCTAAGGCTATTTGAATATGGGGGATTTCCGCCAGAGGCCAATTATCTGTTTTTAGGGGATTATGTGGACCGTGGCAAACAGAGTTTAGAAACTATATGCCTTCTTCTTGCCTACAAAATCAAATATCCTGAGAATTTCTTTCTCTTAAGAGGAAATCATGAATGCGCTTCCATCAATAGGATATATGGATTCTATGATGAATGTAAACGTCGATTCAATGTTAGACTCTGGAAAGTTTTTACTGATTGTTTCAACTGCATTCCTGTGGCAGCTGTTATAGATGATAAAATACTCTGTATGCATGGTGGGCTTTCTCCTGACCTGACAGACTTGGATCAAATAAGAAATTTACCTCGTCCATCTGATGTCCCGGATTCTGGTCTGCTTTGTGATTTACTTTGGTCGGATCCCAGTAGAGAAATGAAAGGTTGGGGAATGAATGATAGGGGAGTCTCATACACATTTGGTGCAGATAAGGTGGCTGAATTTTTGATGCAGCGCGATATGGACCTTGTTTGTCGTGCTCACCAG GTTGTTGAAGATGGATATGAATTTTTCGCTGATAGACAGCTAGTAACAATATTTTCTGCTCCCAACTATTGTGGTGAATTCGATAATGCTGGAGCCATGATGAGTGTGGATGAGAGTTTGATGTGCTCTTTTCAGATTCTGAAACCATCTGATAGAAAGCGGTTCTTATAG
- the LOC121741485 gene encoding uncharacterized protein LOC121741485, with amino-acid sequence MAFDCNTNHRKPLLFSDLFKNHYPNEKHHMITPSASSPSSNSTQFLSSWDSSSSGFSTPLRSDFASSDGDDSDFIAELTRQMAERMLDDEEDPAESVVQTKANDYKNCGAETELNEPTQPNIQVYELKNQAPVRKERRRGRRVRRSESAQPKQLQKTEQQYRGSLEWGGVGINGYSGSGMQAVFLGGSGPRLGYTGTGVFLPRDLTELKNKPGCSMVLMPTRVLQVLEKHFSSRIQQDSNGPPLGGGPLTDESTESNGLELGSSPELEIRPPDISEVQLPQEWTY; translated from the exons ATGGCTTTCGATTGCAACACCAATCACCGAAAACCGCTTCTCTTCTCCGATTTATTCAAAAACCATTACCCAAACGAGAAACACCACATGATAACCCCCTCCGCCTCCAGCCCTAGCTCCAATTCCACTCAATTCCTGTCTTCCTGGgactcctcctcctccggcTTCAGCACGCCGCTCCGCTCCGACTTCGCCTCATCCGACGGCGACGACTCCGATTTCATCGCCGAATTGACTCGCCAGATGGCGGAGCGTATGCTCGACGACGAAGAAGATCCCGCCGAATCCGTTGTTCAG ACGAAGGCGAATGACTACAAAAACTGCGGCGCCGAAACCGAGTTGAACGAACCGACTCAGCCTAATATTCAG GTGTATGAGTTGAAGAATCAGGCGCCGGTGAGGAAGGAGCGTCGTCGGGGAAGACGAGTGAGGCGGAGCGAGTCGGCTCAGCCGAAACAattgcagaaaacagagcagcAATACAGAGGAAGCTTAGAATGGGGCGGAGTTGGGATAAATGGATATTCCGGGTCGGGTATGCAGGCGGTTTTTCTTGGCGGATCCGGGCCGCGACTCGGGTATACTGGGACCGGAGTTTTCCTCCCCCGtgatctgactgaattaaaaaACAAACCAG gtTGCTCTATGGTGTTGATGCCAACACGGGTGCTTCAAGTGCTGGAAAAACACTTTAGCAGCAGAATTCAACAAGATTCCAATGGCCCACCCTTGGGTGGTGGGCCCCTCACAG ATGAATCTACGGAGTCAAATGGGCTTGAGTTGGGATCATCTCCGGAGCTGGAGATCCGACCTCCGGATATCAGCGAGGTGCAACTGCCGCAAGAATGGACGTACTAG
- the LOC121811338 gene encoding copper transporter 6-like yields the protein MDHGGHMDGMAMAPPMMHRRHMMMHMTFFWGKDTEILFDGWPGAGHLAMYLLALAVVFFLALAVEWFSHSNLLKERRPAAGLLQTLMYAVRIGLAYLVMLAIMSFNGGVFVAAVAGHAVGFFFFGSRAFSKGATEDSGNGKGSDLPPMSC from the coding sequence ATGGACCACGGCGGCCACATGGACGGCATGGCAATGGCGCCGCCGATGATGCACCGCCGCCACATGATGATGCACATGACCTTCTTCTGGGGCAAAGACACCGAGATTCTCTTCGACGGCTGGCCCGGCGCCGGCCACCTCGCCATGTACCTCCTCGCCCTCGCCGTCGTCTTCTTCCTCGCCCTCGCCGTCGAGTGGTTCTCCCACAGCAACCTCTTAAAAGAGCGCCGCCCCGCCGCCGGCCTGCTGCAGACGCTCATGTACGCCGTCAGGATCGGCCTCGCCTACCTCGTCATGCTCGCCATCATGTCATTCAACGGCGGCGTTTTTGTcgccgccgtcgccggacaCGCCGTTGGATTTTTCTTCTTCGGGAGTAGGGCTTTTAGCAAGGGGGCGACGGAGGATTCCGGTAACGGGAAGGGTTCAGATCTGCCGCCGATGAGTTGTTGA
- the LOC121741002 gene encoding copper transporter 1-like, whose product MDHNMPGMDNGDGGHAMTFFWGKNSEVLFSGWPGPHTGMYVLALFFVFALAFIVELLSSYLEMANEKASCGLVSTLVHGLRVGLAYLVMLALMSFNAGVFIVAVAGHSLGPFVFGSRVFKRFCGHSESLGYRWL is encoded by the coding sequence ATGGATCACAACATGCCCGGCATGGACAATGGTGATGGTGGTCATGCCATGACCTTCTTTTGGGGCAAAAACTCCGAGGTACTCTTCTCGGGGTGGCCCGGGCCCCACACAGGGATGTACGTGTTGGCCCTCTTCTTTGTGTTCGCACTTGCTTTTATCGTTGAGCTACTTTCTAGTTATCTGGAAATGGCTAATGAGAAAGCAAGTTGTGGTCTTGTCTCGACCCTCGTGCATGGTCTGAGGGTCGGGCTGGCTTACCTTGTCATGCTTGCATTGATGTCGTTCAACGCTGGGGTTTTCATCGTCGCTGTAGCCGGGCATagtttagggccttttgtattTGGGAGTAGGGTTTTCAAGAGATTTTGTGGCCACTCGGAGAGTCTCGGATACAGATGGTTATGA